The Nicotiana tabacum cultivar K326 chromosome 14, ASM71507v2, whole genome shotgun sequence genome contains a region encoding:
- the LOC142168650 gene encoding putative late blight resistance protein homolog R1A-3 — MDNIERTPAHARASTQRCFPSIDDEVVGFENDAHSIVQQLTGGTKELDVVSIVGMPGLGKTTLARKVFNHFIDNRHFDVRAWCSISKEYSLTKVFSEILKQVIGNLDDIKEEDIPDKLRKSLMRKRYLIVLDDIWEVKAWEDFRLTTRNEEVGWQLKHHSNPYSLRFLTVDESWELLQKKVFQGEICPPELLRAGQRVAKNCKGLPLVIAGIIAEKKASLFMV; from the coding sequence ATGGATAACATTGAAAGAACTCCTGCTCATGCAAGGGCTTCCACCCAACGTTGTTTTCCATCAATTGATGATGAAGTAGTTGGTTTTGAGAATGATGCACATAGTATAGTTCAACAATTGACTGGAGGAACAAAGGAACTAGACGTCGTCTCTATTGTTGGAATGCCTGGATTAGGCAAAACGACTTTGGCTAGAAAGGTGTTCAATCATTTTATTGATAATAGACACTTTGACGTCCGAGCATGGTGCTCTATATCTAAGGAATATAGTTTGACGAAGGTGTTCTCGGAGATTCTTAAACAAGTCATAGGCAATTTGGATGATATCAAAGAGGAAGACATACCTGACAAGTTGCGCAAGAGTCTAATGCGCAAGAGATACCTCATTGTATTAGATGATATATGGGAAGTTAAGGCATGGGAAGATTTTCGATTAACAACTCGAAATGAAGAAGTAGGTTGGCAGCTTAAGCACCATAGTAATCCATATTCTCTTAGATTTCTCACGGTGGATGAGAGTTGGGAATTACTTCAGAAGAAAGTATTTCAAGGAGAGATCTGTCCCCCCGAGCTACTCAGAGCAGGACAACGAGTTGCCAAAAACTGCAAAGGATTACCTCTTGTGATTGCTGGAATTATTGCAGAGAAAAAGGCAAGCCTATTTATGGTTTGA